The Tenuifilum thalassicum genome includes the window CAGCTCTATTAATGCTTGGTTGAATTCTTGCTGTGACATATGTTTTGGTTTTTTGTACTTAGATTAAATCTAAATAAATTGGTTATACAAATATAGACTAATTCTAAATAAGAAACAAGATGATATTTATCAATGTTAAATGGGGTAAAAACAGAACATGCTTAGGCAATGATAGTCGTGGGAAAGGTAATGAGACGTTTTTATAAAAAAATAGCCCTGCATCAGGCAGGGCATATAGCTTTAATTAGCTTTGAGTGGCGGCTATTTAATTATTGTTGGGTCAACTCTAGCAATAATTTTCATTAGGTCTTGAGATGAGGAAACATATGTAAGGTATGATGGACCTGTTTTTTCAGTAAAGGCATGCCCCGTTGCTATTATTTCAACATCGGGCAACTCCTCTTTCATGGGTTTAAAGGCTTGGTCCATATCGGCGCTAACAAACGAGGATAGTGATGTGAATACCATCTTGCAATTTAGATCTTTAGCGCATTTTATCACATCCTCAACTGGAGTCGATTGCCCAAGGTAGATGGTTTTATAGCCTGCATTCTTAGCCACATAGGCAAAGTAGAGTAATCCAATCTCGTGAAACTCGCCCTCAGGAAGGAAGAAGATTATGGGTGTAGTTTTTCCAACTTCAGGTTGTTTACATGTTCTGTAGAGCTGGCTTAGTAGGTTTCTGATAACATTGCTGGCAAAGTGCTCATGGGTGGTAGATATTGCCCCGGTTTGCCATAGGTCGCCAAGTCGTTGGAGGTAGGGTAAAATAACGTTTTCAAATGTGTATTCTATCCCATGTTTCTCCGACCATTCATTTATCTGTTTAACAAGTTCAGGTTCATCGTACTGAATGGTGGCCGTAATCATGGGCTCAATATTTACGTTCCCAGCACGATGATCGGAAACAAACTTGGAGGCTAGGTCGGATAGTTCCTCCAGCGATAAGCTTGCCAGCTTACTTATTCTGAATCCACGTTTAAGGAGTAAGGATAGATTAATAATGAAACGCAAGTCGTTATCGTCGTACCTGCGAATGTTTGTGTTGGTTCTTTGTGGTGAGAATATGTTATAACGCTTCTCCCACATCCTAATGGTAGATGCTCTAATGCCAGAGAGCAATTCCATTTGTCGAATTGTGTACTGTGCCATTTTGTTATACTGCTAAAAGTGTGTACCTCTTTAACGTAAATTGAGCCAAAAGGTTTAACAAAATTATCAGTATATTTTTCTAATTAACATCATTCCGTCTCTAAAAGGAAGTAAAACATTCTCCAGTTTTTCATCTTCTTGTATCATTCTGTTAAACTGACGGATAGCGTTTGTTTGAGCATCGTTATTGCTAGGGTTAAAAACCTTTCCATTCCATAGCACGTTATCGGCAATGATAAATCCACCTGTGTTTAATTTATGAAGGACAGCGTTGAGGTATTGTGGATATTCCGATTTTTCGCCGTCAATAAATACTAGGTCGTAGGTATGCGAAAGCGTATCAACTATTTCGAGTGCATTGCCTACTATTAGATTGATTTTTTGAGAGACATTCGCTTTCTTAAAAAATTCAACAATTGTGTCTTCTAACTCATCGTTAACCTCAATGGTGTCAATCATAGCATTCTCTGGGATGGCTCGTGCCATGCAAATTGTGGAGTAGCCTGTAAATGTTCCTATTTCAAGTACGCGTTGAGGTTTTATCATGTGGCAGAGCATTTCAATAAATTTTCCTTGAATAGGCCCGCTTAGCATCCTTGGATTATAGGTGGTTAGATGCGTTTTGCGTGTTAGCTCTTCAAGAACGTCATCCACAGGAGTGGTATGATTTTTTAAGTATTCTTCTAAATCGTGATTGCTAAAGTACATAATGTTACTTGTATATTAGGGTTGACAACCTATTATTGCATAAGACCACGTTGGCCACATCCATAATATCTATTGAGTTAATTTGCTCAATCTTTTTAAACACATCATTTAAGCTATCGGGCTTATCGTATGTTAAGATGCTTTTTGCAGTGGAGATCATTAAATTCTCACCATTATCGGCCCCAATTGCAAGTTGACCAATGAGCTGTTTTTTTGCTTTTGAAAGTTGAAGAATCCCCATTCGTTTATCGCGTAAATTTTTCAGCTCCTGTAGAACTAGGTCTATTCCCTTTTCTGTATCACTTTTATCGGTTCCAAAGTAGATGGTAAATATTCCTGTATCGCTATATGGGGTGTATGATGATTCAATATTATAAGCCAAGCCGTGACGTTCTCGGAGCGATAGGTTGAGCCTAGAATTCATCCCAGGTCCTCCAAGAATATTATTTACCAAGTGCATGGCAATTCTTTTATCGTCATAGAGGTTGTATGCTGTTGTTCCAATAATACAATGCGATTGGTAGGTAGATTTCTTTACAGCTCTATTTATCGGTTTGTAGCTATTAATGGGTTGGCGGTTAAACTTTCGGGTATTGGAGTGGATGCCATTCATGTTTTTTTCAACCTGTTTAATAACGCGATTAAATGATATGTTTCCAATTGAACAGAACACCATTTGATCGGTATTATAGGTGCGGTTTATAAAATCTAAGACATGAGAGCGATTAAACCTTTTAAGCTGTTGTTTTGTGCCAAGTATATTTCTTCCAAATGGGTGGTTTGGGAAGATTAGCTCCTCGAAATCGTCGAATATTAGTTCGGCAGGAGAGTCGAAATAAGAATTGATTTCATCGGCCACAACCTCTTTTTCGCGTTTTAGCTCCTTTTCTGGGAATGTGCTATGAAACATGATGTCGGAAAGGAGCTCAACGGCGCGTCCAAAATCTTGCTTTAGGAAGGTGGCATGAATAACCGTTTCCTCTTTAGCCGTGTATGCATTTAGCTCCCCGCCAACATCCTCCATACGGCTCATTATATGAAAAGCCTTACGTTTTTTTGTCCCCTTAAAAATTACATGCTCAATGAAGTGGGCTAAACCATGTTCGTGTTCTAGCTCATCGCGCGAGCCAGTATTTACCATTAAACAGCAATAGGCAACAGGCGAACTGGTTCGCTTGTGCGCTACTCGAATTCCATTTTGCAGAGTGTGAAGTTCAAAATCCATCGCCAAAAAATATTCGCAAACCTATTACATTTAAATGGTTTTGCAAAAAAGTATCGGAGTTGAGAGGGGGGGCTTGCACAATGTGATGAAAAAAATAAAATATGCACAATATATTAAAAGCATAGCCTCTCATATCTAGCATCAAAAGAATCAGAAAAGAAAATGATGAATTGATAAGTGATTGGCTAAGTGTTAATTGGTAGAAGTTGAGAAATAGATATAATAGTCTAATCCACCAAACTAACTACAATTCTCCCTTTCAACTTTCCGTTAAGCATTAGGTTGATGTGGTGTTGTAAATCATCTAGCTTAATCTCTTTGTAAAGTGAATGCAAGTTTTCTGGTTTCCATTCATTGGCAAGCTTGTTCCAGACAATTTCTCTGTACTTCATGGGGTAGCTTTGCGAGTCGATTCCTATTAGCGAAATGCCTCTTAAAATAAACGGGAAAACTGTTAGCTCGAGTTTAGGAGAGGCAACATTGCCACAGCAGGTTACAACTCCCATTGGCTGTGTCGATTTGATTATGTTTTCGAGAATAGTTCCACCAACAGTGTCAACTGCTCCTGCAAACATAGGTTTCAACAGGGGCTTTTTGTCAAAATTCTCAATTTCACTTCGGGGTATAATTTCATTTGCTCCGAGTTGAATCAAGAAATCTTTTTCGGTTTGTTTCCCAGTAATGGCAGAAACAGAATATCCAATCTTGCTAAGAATGGAAATGGTAAGTGTTCCAACGCCACCAGTTGCACCAGAAACAATAATTTTGCCATCGTTAGGTTTTACAAGTTCCGCTAATCGCAGAACTGAAATACCTGCTGTTAATCCAGCAGTACCGTAAATCATGGCTTCTTTCATGCTCAATCCTTCAGGAAGCCTTACAGCCCAGTCGGCTGGTACGTGAATATATTCTGCAAAGCCTCCATCGGTATTCATTCCTAAATCGTAGCTTGTAACTATAACAGGGTCACCTGGAATGAACTTATTGCTATTCGATTCCTGAACAATACCAACTGCATCGATGCCAGGCGTGTGAGGGTATGTTTTGGTTACTCCCTTGTTCCCAGTTGCCGATAGCGCATCCTTATAGTTTAGTGAGCTATAGTAAACTCTAACTAATATTTCATTATCCTTTAGTGGGTTAAGTTCAATATCTTTAATTGAACAGATAAAGTTCCCTTCAACCTCCTCAACACGGAAGGCTTTGAATGTGTGTTTTCCTGATTTCATTTTTCTGTATTTAACCAATTATTTCCCTCTGAAGAGGTGCAGGAATCCCTTGTAGGGGCCTCTGGCAAATTTTCGGTTATCCCATCCACGGGCTTCAATAATAAAGTAGTAGACGCCTTCGGCAGCATCGGTTCCGATGTTGGTTTTGCCATCCCATCCTTCCCAATCGTGTGGGTTGCCACTATACTCATATACCAGTTTACCACTCCGGCTAAATATTTTTATTGAGAATGAGCTGATAGAGCGGATGCTTGCATCGGTATCGGAGAATACAAAACGGTCGTTAATGCCATCGCCATTGGGTGAAAAAACGTTAGGAATTATATCAGCGCTTAGCTTGGATGAGTCAACCTTTATGTCGGTAATTATGGAATCGATGCAACCAGAAGAGGTGTTAACCGAGTAGTGGTAGATTGTATAATATCCGGGCACCATAATATTTTTATCGGGGTAGGCATCGTTTCGGGTTGCAATAAGGGAGCTATCGCGCCAAATTACATAGTTAAAATCGCCTAGGGGTTCAATTTTTTTTGTGGTCATCTTCCAGTAAATTGAATCGCAGTTAAGGCTTTTACTTTCAAGGCGCAGGCCAAGAAGCGCTTCGTATTCCCCGTTAGAGTCCCAGTCTTTCCATGAGCCATCTTCATCAACCTGAATCAAATCATCGGCTTTAGTGGCTATTGCTGTAATCTCGGGTGTTGAAAGTGATAGAGTGCGACCAAAAGGATTGACAATGGTTATTGTATAGGACGAATTGTATAGCGGAGCGGGTTCCTCAATTACTAATCGGAGCTGTTTCTCTTGCGAAACATCAATTCTACTATCGGATGAAGTCCATGTTATATTATCGAAATATTGTTTCCCATAGGTGTTGTTCTCACGGTTTGGATTACGAGATAAATCGAAGTAGGCAAATCTGTCGTAAGGAATATTGTACGACGATGGGGTTGTGATTGGATTAAGCTCAAGAAACTCACAGTTATTGTCAATCTCGATATTGTTTAAAGTGACATCATCGGTAAAGAGCCAGCATGTGTATGTTTCGGTTGAGTCGGTATTATCAGTTATTTCAACTCGATAGCCACCTTCGGCAAGCGATTCCTTAAGCGATTGGCTAAGATTGCTTTCCTCTGCGAAAAGCTTAAACTTTAATGAGTCGGTGTTGTACCTGTACCATTTGAAAGTTGATGGATTCCCCGTTGAATGGGCAGCGCTGAGGTTTCCTGTACTGCCATAAAAAACAAAGATGGAGTCTTGCTTGGTGGTATTAACATACTCCGTTAGCAGCGACAAATCCCTTCCTGGGGCAACTACCTGAGCATGTATGCTAATTGTTCCAGCTAAAAAAGTAAAAAATGCTATTACTGTTTGAATTGCTCTCATTTGTTTTTAAGGTGTTGTTACATGGGTTCAGGGTATAAAACGCAATTAAATGATTAATATTTTTGATTCACTGAATTAGTTAGGGCAGTCGACGAATATCAGCACCTATGGCATTAAGACGACCATCAATATTTTCGTATCCGCGGTCAATCTGTTCGATATTATGAATAACGCTTTTACCTTCGGCCGAGAGCGCAGCAATAAGGAGTGCCACACCAGCTCGAATGTCGGGCGAGGTCATTACCGTAGGACGAAGTCTTAACTTTCTGTCGTGACCAATAACCGTAGCCCGGTGAGGGTCGCAAAGAATGATTTGTGCCCCCATATCAATAAGCTTATCGACAAAGAACAGGCGGCTCTCAAACATTTTTTGATGAATCAGAACAGAGCCTTTAGCCTGAGTTGCAACCACAAGAAATACGCTAAGCAGGTCGGGAGTTAGTCCAGGCCATGGGGCATCGGCAATGGTTAGGATTGAACCATCAATAAAGGTCTCAATCTCATAGTGCTGCTGCGCTGGGATATGTATATCATCATTTTGTACCTCGAACTGAATTCCCATTCGGCGGAATGCATCAGGAATAATGCCGAGATTACTGTATGAAACATTTTTAATGGTGATGTCGCTAGCGGTCATGGCAGCCAAGCCAATGAATGAGCCAATCTCAATCATGTCGGGCAGTATGGTATGGGTACAGCCTCCAAGGGATTCAACTCCATCAATAGTTAGCAGGTTGGAACCAATGCCCGAAATTTTAGCGCCCATGCTAACAAGCATTTTGCACAGCTGCTGAACATAAGGTTCGCAAGCGGCATTGTATATTGTTGTTCTACCAGGAGTAAGAACTGCAGCCATTAGTATATTTGCTGTACCTGTAACCGAAGCTTCGTCGAGCAGCATATATGCACCACGCATATTCTCCCCTTTGAGGGAGAAGAAGTTTTCGCGATTGTTGAAATCGAATTTAGCGCCAAGTTTTTGGAATCCTAGCAGGTGGGTGTCAAGCCTACGTCGGCCAATTTTATCGCCACCAGGCTTTGGAGCATATGCTTTGCCATATCGTGCAAGTAGAGGTCCAACAACCATTATTGATCCCCTAATGGCCGATGCTTTAGTCTTGAATTCCTCTGTAGTCAAGTACTCAATATCAACATTTGAAGCCCTGAAGGTGCACTCCGATGGAGCTGTTCTTTTGACTTCAACTCCCAATCCTTGAAGTAGTTCAATTAGCTTGTTTACATCACGTATATTAGGTATATTTTTGATGGTAACGGGTTCTGAGGTTAGCAAGGTGGCACAAAGTACCTGTAGTGCTTCGTTTTTTGCTCCTTGAGGGAATAACTCACCTTTTAGCGGTTTACCACCATAAACTTCAAATGTTGCCATAAGGAATTAGATTAGCGTTTGCGATGATGCTTTGATCGCCGGTTACCTCTTACCTCTCGCTTGTCGATTAGTTTTGAGCCAGGAGCCATAATAAGTTTTCCACCGCTAAGGGTTTCCATATCACGGAAAATATCCTCATCGGTTACCGACTCCTTATTCCAAGTGATGTTAGCTTTTTTCATTTGGTTGGCTATGAGCTGCTTAAAGGCTTCCTTCTCTGGGCCCTCTTCCATCTCAATGGCCTTCGCAATCATCTGCTCAATTATTCTTCCGTAGTGCTTATAGTGGATGGGGTTATTGGGGTAGGGAACCTTTCTGGGTTTTTCGTTGTATTTTTCCAGTTGAGGTTTTGGGAATGGGGAATCTATATCAAGTTTAAAGTCGGACATGATAAATAGGTGGTCCCAAAGTTTTTGGCGAAAGTCGTTGATGTTACGTAAATGAGGGTTCTGGTTCCCCATTATAACGATGAGCGATCGCGCAAGCCTGTTCCTTTCCTCCCTATCTTCCAAGTTGGTAATATAATCTACCATCTGTTGGATGTGCCTTCCATACTCTGGCAGTCGCAACTTTTTCCTTTGTGTATTGTAGTCCATTGAAAATGATTAACTGTGAATATATAAAACTTATACGTTGCCTACATTACAAATATAAATCAACGAAGGCAAAAATCAAAAAGAGTTACTTACTGTGAAGGCAGAACAGATTATTAATCTACCTTTTTCAGATTTGCAAATTTAAGCAATAAATTTTTACTACCAGCCATACGAAAATTAACCATAGCTTTTCGGTTTGGACCATCGCCTTCAATGTTTTCAACAATGCCATCGCCAAATTTAGCGTGGTAAACCTTCATCCCAATTCTAATATCGGCAGGAGCAATATCTTTTAGATTTTTAGGGGGTGTTGAAATTGTAGCAGAATTAGCTTTTGGGTTGGTTGAGGCTACGTTTTGAGTCGAAGGTTTGTTATAATAGCTTCGTTGTGTAAAGTTTTGCCTTGTGTTTTGTGGCGATGAGCTCTCCCATTGATTTTCGTCGAAAGATGCTTCGATGTATTGGGGGTCAATCTCCTTAATAAATCTACTTGGTGAGCAATTGGTAGATGTGCCCCAGCGGAAGCGAGTTTGTGCATATGAGATAAATGCCTTTTTTGCTGCACGTGTTAGAGCCACATAGAACAATCTACGTTCCTCTTCGATATCTTCTGCCGAAGAGATGCTCATGGTAGAGGGGAATAGGTTTTCTTCTAAACCCGTTAGAAAAACATAATCGAATTCTAGTCCCTTTGCCGAGTGCACGGTCATAACGCTAACTCGATTATTATCCTCATCTTTATCTGTATCCTGATCAGTAAGTAGGGCTACATTCTCGAGGTAGTCGACAAGCGTAACGGTTTCTTCGTATCCTTCTGCCTTTCTGCCCTCAATAAATTCACGAATACCGTTAAGCATCTCCTCGATATTTTGTAGGCGAGAAATTCCCTCTTGGCTCTTATCTGCTTTTAGATCGCTAATTAGGCCCGAAGCATTTGCTATATGGTAAACTGCTTCATAAGCATCCTGATTATAAATTTTTTGTTGGAACGATATGATGAGATTTCGGAAGTCGTCAAGTTTTTTTACTGCGGCTGGTTTTATTGCGCCAGTGGTATTACCTAGCACGCCAACGGTTTGCCAAAGACTAAGCCCTTGTTGGTTGGCCAGCTCTTGCAAATGCCCCATTGTTGTGTTGCCGATACCACGGGCAGGGTAGTTCACCACCCTTCGGAATGCCTCATCATCATTTGGGTTTACAGTTATGCGAATGTAAGCAAGTAGGTCCTTGATTTCCTTGCGCTGGTAGAACGACAAACTACCATAAATTCGATATGGGATATTTCGCTTGCGGAGGGTTTCTTCAAAAATACGCGATTGCGCATTAGTACGATAAAGGATGGCTATATCGCTATAGTTGCAGTGGGTTTGGTGAACTATGTTAAGAATCTCCGATGCAATCAAAAAACCCTCCTCTTGGTCGGTATATGCGCTAATCAGTTTAATTTTTTCACCTTCCTCGTTACTTGAGTAGGCTATTTTGGGAATTTGCTTCTCGTTTTTAGCAATAACGCTGTTTGCAGCATTTACAATGGTTTGCGTTGAACGGTAGTTTTGCTCAAGTTTAAACAGACGATAATCCTTGTAGTCGTTCTGAAAGTTAAGAATGTTTTCAATCTTAGCACCACGGAACGAGTAAATGCTCTGAGCATCATCGCCTACCACGCAAAGATTCCTGTGACGCTCCGAGAGCTTTTTAACAATTAGATATTGTGAAAAGTTGGTGTCCTGATACTCATCTACTAAGAAATAGCGGAAGCGTTCCTGGTATTTTTGGAGCACATCGGGGAAGTCACGGAAAAGGACATTTGTGTTAAGTAGCAGGTCGTCAAAATCCATTGCCGATGCCTTTTTACATCGCTGAGCGTAAAGGGTGTAAATTCTATGAATCTCTCCTTTACGAGCTCTAACATCTTGTTGAATGATTGATGCATTCTGCGAATATGCTTGAGGTGTTATTAGGTTGTTTTTAGCAAGAGAAATTCTCGATAGTATTTCGCCCGGTTTATACGATTGAGCGTCAAGCTTCAACTCTTTAATTATTTGGGTGATAAGATTCTTGGAATCTGTTGTGTCGTATATTGTAAAGTTCCTATCGTAACCTAAATGCTCAGCCTCACTTCGGAGTATTTTAGCAAAGATGGAATGAAAGGTTCCCATCCAAAGTTTAGATGCTGTTTCTTGCCCTACTATCTTGGCAATACGCTCCTTCATTTCACGAGCAGCCTTGTTGGTAAAGGTAAGAGCCATTATTGACCATGGCTTAACACCAATAGTTAAAAGGTGTGCAATTCTATATGTTAGCACACGGGTTTTCCCCGATCCTGCCGATGCAATAACCAAACTTGGTCCTTCGGTATTTGTAACTGCTTCGCGCTGTATTTCGCTCAGCTCATCTAAATAGTTCGACATCTATAACCTTCTCGTTTTAGCTATACAAAAGTAGTGGTACTAAATGAGTACAACAAGAAAACAGGGTGTTTGTTATTAACATTAGGGTGCATTGTGCTGTGTACATTGTGCTGTGTACAGTGTACAGTGTGCAGTGTACAGTGTGCAGTGATAAGAGGTTTATCATGACGAAAAGTCGAGGTATCTCTTGTGGAGGAATATGAGGAAGTTTGACGAAGTTAAAGGAATTTAAAAGGATGAAACGGAATGATTCGGAAATAATCGTAATGTATCGGAAGTGCCTTTTT containing:
- a CDS encoding MerR family transcriptional regulator, translated to MAQYTIRQMELLSGIRASTIRMWEKRYNIFSPQRTNTNIRRYDDNDLRFIINLSLLLKRGFRISKLASLSLEELSDLASKFVSDHRAGNVNIEPMITATIQYDEPELVKQINEWSEKHGIEYTFENVILPYLQRLGDLWQTGAISTTHEHFASNVIRNLLSQLYRTCKQPEVGKTTPIIFFLPEGEFHEIGLLYFAYVAKNAGYKTIYLGQSTPVEDVIKCAKDLNCKMVFTSLSSFVSADMDQAFKPMKEELPDVEIIATGHAFTEKTGPSYLTYVSSSQDLMKIIARVDPTIIK
- a CDS encoding O-methyltransferase, producing the protein MYFSNHDLEEYLKNHTTPVDDVLEELTRKTHLTTYNPRMLSGPIQGKFIEMLCHMIKPQRVLEIGTFTGYSTICMARAIPENAMIDTIEVNDELEDTIVEFFKKANVSQKINLIVGNALEIVDTLSHTYDLVFIDGEKSEYPQYLNAVLHKLNTGGFIIADNVLWNGKVFNPSNNDAQTNAIRQFNRMIQEDEKLENVLLPFRDGMMLIRKIY
- a CDS encoding M16 family metallopeptidase, with the translated sequence MDFELHTLQNGIRVAHKRTSSPVAYCCLMVNTGSRDELEHEHGLAHFIEHVIFKGTKKRKAFHIMSRMEDVGGELNAYTAKEETVIHATFLKQDFGRAVELLSDIMFHSTFPEKELKREKEVVADEINSYFDSPAELIFDDFEELIFPNHPFGRNILGTKQQLKRFNRSHVLDFINRTYNTDQMVFCSIGNISFNRVIKQVEKNMNGIHSNTRKFNRQPINSYKPINRAVKKSTYQSHCIIGTTAYNLYDDKRIAMHLVNNILGGPGMNSRLNLSLRERHGLAYNIESSYTPYSDTGIFTIYFGTDKSDTEKGIDLVLQELKNLRDKRMGILQLSKAKKQLIGQLAIGADNGENLMISTAKSILTYDKPDSLNDVFKKIEQINSIDIMDVANVVLCNNRLSTLIYK
- a CDS encoding YhdH/YhfP family quinone oxidoreductase, whose protein sequence is MKSGKHTFKAFRVEEVEGNFICSIKDIELNPLKDNEILVRVYYSSLNYKDALSATGNKGVTKTYPHTPGIDAVGIVQESNSNKFIPGDPVIVTSYDLGMNTDGGFAEYIHVPADWAVRLPEGLSMKEAMIYGTAGLTAGISVLRLAELVKPNDGKIIVSGATGGVGTLTISILSKIGYSVSAITGKQTEKDFLIQLGANEIIPRSEIENFDKKPLLKPMFAGAVDTVGGTILENIIKSTQPMGVVTCCGNVASPKLELTVFPFILRGISLIGIDSQSYPMKYREIVWNKLANEWKPENLHSLYKEIKLDDLQHHINLMLNGKLKGRIVVSLVD
- a CDS encoding T9SS type B sorting domain-containing protein codes for the protein MRAIQTVIAFFTFLAGTISIHAQVVAPGRDLSLLTEYVNTTKQDSIFVFYGSTGNLSAAHSTGNPSTFKWYRYNTDSLKFKLFAEESNLSQSLKESLAEGGYRVEITDNTDSTETYTCWLFTDDVTLNNIEIDNNCEFLELNPITTPSSYNIPYDRFAYFDLSRNPNRENNTYGKQYFDNITWTSSDSRIDVSQEKQLRLVIEEPAPLYNSSYTITIVNPFGRTLSLSTPEITAIATKADDLIQVDEDGSWKDWDSNGEYEALLGLRLESKSLNCDSIYWKMTTKKIEPLGDFNYVIWRDSSLIATRNDAYPDKNIMVPGYYTIYHYSVNTSSGCIDSIITDIKVDSSKLSADIIPNVFSPNGDGINDRFVFSDTDASIRSISSFSIKIFSRSGKLVYEYSGNPHDWEGWDGKTNIGTDAAEGVYYFIIEARGWDNRKFARGPYKGFLHLFRGK
- the murA gene encoding UDP-N-acetylglucosamine 1-carboxyvinyltransferase — its product is MATFEVYGGKPLKGELFPQGAKNEALQVLCATLLTSEPVTIKNIPNIRDVNKLIELLQGLGVEVKRTAPSECTFRASNVDIEYLTTEEFKTKASAIRGSIMVVGPLLARYGKAYAPKPGGDKIGRRRLDTHLLGFQKLGAKFDFNNRENFFSLKGENMRGAYMLLDEASVTGTANILMAAVLTPGRTTIYNAACEPYVQQLCKMLVSMGAKISGIGSNLLTIDGVESLGGCTHTILPDMIEIGSFIGLAAMTASDITIKNVSYSNLGIIPDAFRRMGIQFEVQNDDIHIPAQQHYEIETFIDGSILTIADAPWPGLTPDLLSVFLVVATQAKGSVLIHQKMFESRLFFVDKLIDMGAQIILCDPHRATVIGHDRKLRLRPTVMTSPDIRAGVALLIAALSAEGKSVIHNIEQIDRGYENIDGRLNAIGADIRRLP
- a CDS encoding DUF4290 domain-containing protein, with amino-acid sequence MDYNTQRKKLRLPEYGRHIQQMVDYITNLEDREERNRLARSLIVIMGNQNPHLRNINDFRQKLWDHLFIMSDFKLDIDSPFPKPQLEKYNEKPRKVPYPNNPIHYKHYGRIIEQMIAKAIEMEEGPEKEAFKQLIANQMKKANITWNKESVTDEDIFRDMETLSGGKLIMAPGSKLIDKREVRGNRRSKHHRKR
- a CDS encoding ATP-dependent helicase, producing the protein MSNYLDELSEIQREAVTNTEGPSLVIASAGSGKTRVLTYRIAHLLTIGVKPWSIMALTFTNKAAREMKERIAKIVGQETASKLWMGTFHSIFAKILRSEAEHLGYDRNFTIYDTTDSKNLITQIIKELKLDAQSYKPGEILSRISLAKNNLITPQAYSQNASIIQQDVRARKGEIHRIYTLYAQRCKKASAMDFDDLLLNTNVLFRDFPDVLQKYQERFRYFLVDEYQDTNFSQYLIVKKLSERHRNLCVVGDDAQSIYSFRGAKIENILNFQNDYKDYRLFKLEQNYRSTQTIVNAANSVIAKNEKQIPKIAYSSNEEGEKIKLISAYTDQEEGFLIASEILNIVHQTHCNYSDIAILYRTNAQSRIFEETLRKRNIPYRIYGSLSFYQRKEIKDLLAYIRITVNPNDDEAFRRVVNYPARGIGNTTMGHLQELANQQGLSLWQTVGVLGNTTGAIKPAAVKKLDDFRNLIISFQQKIYNQDAYEAVYHIANASGLISDLKADKSQEGISRLQNIEEMLNGIREFIEGRKAEGYEETVTLVDYLENVALLTDQDTDKDEDNNRVSVMTVHSAKGLEFDYVFLTGLEENLFPSTMSISSAEDIEEERRLFYVALTRAAKKAFISYAQTRFRWGTSTNCSPSRFIKEIDPQYIEASFDENQWESSSPQNTRQNFTQRSYYNKPSTQNVASTNPKANSATISTPPKNLKDIAPADIRIGMKVYHAKFGDGIVENIEGDGPNRKAMVNFRMAGSKNLLLKFANLKKVD